The DNA segment AAGAAGCGCGTTCTAGGGTTATATGAGAATTCAAAAAGAGACAAAGTTTAAAGTATGTATGCATGATACAtcttcaagattttttttttttttttgtcatctggtATTATTATTATAACAAGTTCATATGATACAAAAAGCCAAAAAAGGTTAAACACTTAAGACTAGGTCCAAAGAGATGGGCtacaaataaaattacaaaacctAACAAGGCCCAACTAACTAAGATTGCACTCTGGAGGAGGAAACGTCATTTGTTGAGCCCACGTGCTCGAACCAGAGAAAGAAGGAGACACGCGTCAACCGAGGAACCCGCTTCCAACCTCCGCTGCAACGGAGCTTCAAGCCGGAACTCTGTACCACCGGAGACCAATCTCATCGGAGCAGAGCAACTACCAGATACATCTTCAAGATAATgttgttttttataaatttatatattactaTATTGAAATATCTCACTCTTATTAAATTGAATAGATATTAAAAAGTTTTTGTTAAGCCAGTATAGCTACCAATCAGAGACGGCGTGAGATTGAGATCCTAGTAGATATTGTAGGATTATCATGCATGCACTGTGTTGCGTGATTTCAGATCACCCTTCAATATTCATCCCTAAAAACTACTAGTAAATATGTATATCTCTAAATAACGTTTACTATATATCGATCCACAAAATTTAGTGTGAAGATGtacaaaagaaatatttttatttaaatttttgttgcTATATAGGAGTGTATAATCAAATATCTAAGTAGTGATAACAGCTCAATGATTATCAACAACATCATGAACCTATTTTAATACTTGACCATTGACACATTCATAAACTACATCTACAAGAGACTAACAAACGCAAAAGGTGCCTGTATAAAAATAATGACATTAAACAAGAAACGAGTTATTAATAGAATTTATGACTTTCTGTTAGCAAAACTCcagattatttttttatttaaaaaaaataaaatgagaaaGCAGTGGGTTGAAAAAGCAGAAACCGACAAGCATAGAGTGAAAAGAAAGCGCGTGAATATGGGGAAAAAATCCCTTTCCATAATTCTCTTTTTAGTCGTTGCcatttttcatcttcttcttcttcataagtTCACTCTCTCACCATGTTCTTCTGACGATGCTCTCATCATCACCGTCCTTGATCTATTCTCATATCATTCACCACTTCAGTTGTATTTGAAAGACAGTTTCAAACTCCTGAGATCTATTTGTTTCCCCAAGAAAACAGCTTGTTTTCAACTCCTGTCGTGTCTGAAGCCTCTAGTACTTGTTCTTTCCTTTTCTGTCAGCTACAGTTTCCTTATTGGGAGTTTTTGTCACGACTCACGAAGACCTTATAGATCGTTTGATCGGAACCTAGAAACATATCAAAATGGGTAAAACCGCCGGGAACAGAGACTGGGCTCAGATCTACGCGATATACGGTATTGAACAATGGCAGACGCTCGTCTTCCTTCTCTTCCACGCCTTCGTCTTCTCCCTCCTCTCCGTTCTCTTCCTCATCTACTTCGACCAGATTTGCTTCTTCCTCGACTCCTTCTTCCTCCCCGGCGCCGCCAGACTAGCCGCAGGGTTCACCGGCGCAGTCACCGCTCTCTCCGCCGTATGTCTCCTCTTCGCCGCCGCTAATTTCCTCTACTCCGACGTTCCGCTCCAGTACGAGATGGCTCAGCGCATGGTCAGCTCCGTCAGCGACTGGTCTTGCGTCAAAACGGCTCTCGATCTCGGCTGCGGACGTGGCATCCTCCTCAATGCCGTCGCTACTCAGCTCAAGAAAACCGGTAGCTCCGGTCGGGTCGTCGGGTTAGACCGGTCTAAACGCACCACCCTCTCAACTCTCCGCACCGCTAAACTCGAAGGTACACTTCCAAAGTCAACTCTCTAGTTTCtttcaaataaatgaaaaaaataaaaaaataataaatgtcaTTACACAACCTGTTCATGTTTTGAAGTTTGGTTCTGTTTTGTAATCACTCAGGTGTGCAAGAGTACGTGACTTGTCGGGAAGGAGATGTGAGGACGTTACCTTTTGGGGATAACTACTTCGACGTTGTTGTCTCATCGGTGTTCGTGCATACGGTGGGGAAAGAGCACGGTCAGAAGACGGTTGAGGCTGCGGCGGAGAGGATGAGAGTTTTGGGGGAGATAGTGAGAGTAGTTAAGCCTGGAGGCTTGTGCGTGGTGTGGGATCTCTTACACGTGCCTGAGTACGTGCGGCGACTCCAGGAGTTAAAGATGGAGGACATCCGAGTCTCTGAGCGAGTCACGGCGTTTATGGCTGCAAGCCACATCGTGTCGTTCCGTAAACCAAGCGAACTCGTCGCCGGACCACGTGAAGTCCGGCTCGATTGGAGATGCTGACGTGGATTTTTAAAACGGCAGTGTCGGTTGGTTTATATTATCAAACGGCACGTAGTACAAGTCGGGAGGTTGGAAACGATGATTGTGATTATACTGTATTATTTTAGTTACGAATATTAAAACTTAGAAATTTAAATACTGGGGAGGCGAAGCGGAACCAGATTAGCTTGTTAATGGCCgcgttttgatatttatttatatacaaacAATTCTATTAATATAATCAGATCTTTATTATGGTGCTGAATCGACCATGTTGACTAATTAGTATaggattaaaaaaaatcgaCCATGTTTGAAGGTTGAGTGAATTTCAAGATTGTCGTCTTGTAAAATTCGTTGGGCATTAAATGACATGTCTTTTTCATATTACATCGATGTGATAGATGTTCTCcacattattaatttaattataacaaatccAAATGGGCCACGTTTGGGCCAAGGCTTTTACACATCCTCATAACGTCGCGAGTTGTTTAATCCTCATAGGAGAAAGCATCAGGCCGTTTATATGTCGTTTCTTAGGCTTCACTGGAAGATATATCGTATGTTTTGAGAATCCATCAAAGAAAGCTTTATGGTACAATGGAGAGCAATGAGAAGAAAGCTCTAAAGGTAGAACATGTTCCTCTTTGTTATAGTCTATTTTAGGTTCTGATTAGCACTTGATTGATCATTGAAGTTACGGACTTAGTTCATCTGG comes from the Brassica rapa cultivar Chiifu-401-42 chromosome A01, CAAS_Brap_v3.01, whole genome shotgun sequence genome and includes:
- the LOC103840703 gene encoding uncharacterized protein LOC103840703 — translated: MGKTAGNRDWAQIYAIYGIEQWQTLVFLLFHAFVFSLLSVLFLIYFDQICFFLDSFFLPGAARLAAGFTGAVTALSAVCLLFAAANFLYSDVPLQYEMAQRMVSSVSDWSCVKTALDLGCGRGILLNAVATQLKKTGSSGRVVGLDRSKRTTLSTLRTAKLEGVQEYVTCREGDVRTLPFGDNYFDVVVSSVFVHTVGKEHGQKTVEAAAERMRVLGEIVRVVKPGGLCVVWDLLHVPEYVRRLQELKMEDIRVSERVTAFMAASHIVSFRKPSELVAGPREVRLDWRC